In Corallococcus macrosporus, the following are encoded in one genomic region:
- a CDS encoding ABC transporter permease subunit, producing MAFRPRRALAVFWKDSLDLRKNVGLLLSMTVLPLVMVTVPIGVVWTYVRQPDHSDLRTVALFYDPTLPLGASAARFLIDKSLTDWFGMFLVMPVFIPILIASQSVAGEKERRTLEPLLASPVSAAELVAGKSLAALVPAVMMTWTAFILFCVGVDWVAWPLVGAPLMPNALWGFGVFVLAPLFAFFGNGVAVLISARVSEARMAQQLSALVVLPLVGLVGGQVAGVLKAGLGYYAIQGAVVLVLDLVLLAASIRLLDRERLVSRWG from the coding sequence ATGGCCTTCCGGCCTCGACGCGCGTTGGCGGTGTTCTGGAAGGACTCGCTGGACCTGCGCAAGAACGTGGGGCTGCTCCTGTCCATGACGGTGCTGCCGCTGGTGATGGTGACGGTGCCCATTGGCGTGGTGTGGACGTACGTGCGGCAGCCGGACCACTCCGACCTGCGCACCGTGGCGCTCTTCTACGACCCCACGCTGCCGCTGGGCGCGAGCGCGGCGCGCTTCCTCATCGACAAGTCGCTCACCGACTGGTTCGGCATGTTCCTGGTGATGCCCGTCTTCATCCCCATCCTCATCGCGTCCCAGAGCGTGGCGGGGGAGAAGGAGCGGCGCACGCTGGAGCCGCTGCTCGCGTCGCCCGTGTCCGCGGCGGAGCTGGTGGCCGGCAAGAGCCTGGCGGCGCTGGTGCCCGCGGTGATGATGACCTGGACCGCCTTCATCCTGTTCTGCGTGGGCGTGGACTGGGTGGCGTGGCCGCTGGTGGGCGCGCCGCTGATGCCCAATGCGCTGTGGGGCTTTGGCGTGTTCGTGCTCGCGCCGCTGTTCGCCTTCTTCGGCAACGGCGTCGCGGTGCTCATCTCCGCCCGGGTGAGCGAGGCGCGCATGGCGCAGCAGCTCTCCGCGCTGGTGGTGCTGCCGCTGGTGGGGCTGGTGGGCGGGCAGGTGGCGGGCGTGCTCAAGGCGGGCCTGGGCTACTACGCCATCCAGGGCGCGGTGGTGCTGGTGCTGGACCTCGTCCTGCTGGCGGCCAGCATCCGGCTGCTGGACCGGGAACGTCTGGTCAGCCGCTGGGGTTGA
- a CDS encoding rhomboid family intramembrane serine protease — translation MDALIRWGAKSGPLVTDVGQGWRLLSANLLHRDALHLGLNLLVFAGVGTAVERSCRWWEYVALLAVSGLATMTGSLWWSPAVSVGASGWVFGCVGALLVLGRRARSGPGARFRWFSGENALPTVLVFLWLGWTSVGVDNAGHLGGLLSGVLVGVLLRSRAWGAGLPRAVALVGFAGLGAAVVVAERSAWRVERDDGFGVAVSLPEGWRREEDGQGRRAFSNGLTGLGRATLTAEAIEAGEPGDGSAQARHFLDESLVPGRAGPEGRTVSVGAVEPASLGGRPAQRIRAELEGAGRRTHLVAWFVPRGEWVYRLVFTWPQAYPAYARVVERMTADVRFDEPASLRVARARALLVPGVAGPLRELGHSLRRWGLPADAVEPLASAVRLAPTQVDTRVELARAYFESGQVEEGCHAAAEARVYGPSDTGALEAGVRCALARGDTAGALLRLEEARRVDPRDARLRAAEGALKAALEPHGP, via the coding sequence CGGGGGTGGGGACGGCGGTGGAGCGCTCGTGCCGGTGGTGGGAGTACGTGGCGCTGCTGGCCGTGTCGGGGCTGGCGACGATGACGGGCTCGCTCTGGTGGTCTCCGGCGGTGAGCGTGGGCGCGTCAGGGTGGGTGTTTGGCTGTGTGGGTGCGCTGCTGGTGCTGGGGCGGCGCGCCCGGAGCGGCCCGGGGGCGCGCTTCCGGTGGTTCTCCGGGGAGAACGCGCTGCCCACCGTGCTCGTCTTCCTGTGGCTCGGGTGGACGAGCGTGGGCGTGGACAACGCGGGGCACCTGGGCGGGCTGCTGTCCGGGGTGCTCGTGGGTGTCCTCCTGCGCTCGCGGGCGTGGGGGGCCGGGCTTCCGCGAGCGGTGGCGCTGGTGGGGTTCGCGGGGCTGGGCGCGGCGGTGGTGGTGGCGGAGCGGTCGGCGTGGCGGGTGGAGCGGGATGACGGCTTCGGGGTGGCGGTGTCGCTGCCGGAGGGGTGGCGCCGCGAGGAGGATGGCCAGGGGCGGCGGGCCTTCTCCAACGGGCTGACGGGCCTGGGGCGGGCCACGCTCACGGCGGAGGCCATCGAGGCGGGTGAGCCGGGGGACGGCTCCGCGCAGGCCCGGCACTTCCTGGATGAGTCGCTGGTGCCCGGCAGGGCAGGGCCCGAGGGGCGCACGGTGTCGGTGGGCGCCGTGGAGCCCGCGTCGCTGGGCGGCCGGCCCGCGCAGCGGATCCGCGCGGAGCTGGAAGGGGCGGGCAGGCGGACGCACCTGGTGGCGTGGTTCGTGCCACGCGGAGAGTGGGTGTACCGGCTCGTCTTCACCTGGCCGCAGGCCTACCCGGCCTATGCGCGCGTGGTGGAGCGGATGACGGCGGACGTCCGCTTCGACGAGCCCGCGAGCCTGCGGGTCGCCCGCGCCCGGGCGCTGCTGGTGCCGGGCGTCGCGGGGCCGCTGCGGGAGCTGGGGCATTCGCTGCGGCGGTGGGGGCTGCCGGCGGATGCCGTGGAGCCCCTGGCGTCGGCGGTGCGGCTGGCGCCGACGCAGGTGGACACCCGCGTGGAGCTGGCCCGCGCGTACTTCGAGTCCGGGCAGGTGGAGGAGGGCTGCCACGCGGCGGCGGAGGCGCGGGTGTACGGGCCGTCCGACACGGGCGCGCTGGAGGCAGGCGTGCGCTGCGCGCTGGCGCGAGGGGACACCGCCGGGGCCCTGCTGCGCCTGGAGGAGGCCCGCCGCGTGGATCCGCGGGATGCGAGGCTGCGCGCGGCCGAGGGCGCCTTGAAGGCCGCGCTCGAACCGCACGGGCCTTAG
- a CDS encoding FHA domain-containing protein gives MVSVKQLRPFAGASLESFRSASGSVALIQQPVEAAFKAVIPAMVGMRTVGMAHRSRMGERLLAMLRDFDNLEVHFLQPNQDGEEFTVGRADTCDLVVPEPSVSQHHATLRWNAGAGDFSVRDAQSMNGTFINGAPLGFKAQVMLHDGATLAFGDVQFLYLRAETLHQHLRLAVPGTPAP, from the coding sequence ATGGTGTCCGTGAAACAGCTCCGTCCCTTCGCGGGGGCCTCGCTGGAGTCCTTCCGGTCCGCGTCCGGCTCCGTGGCCCTCATCCAGCAGCCCGTGGAGGCCGCCTTCAAGGCCGTGATTCCGGCCATGGTGGGCATGCGCACAGTGGGCATGGCGCACCGCTCGCGCATGGGGGAGCGGCTGCTCGCGATGCTGCGCGACTTCGACAACCTGGAGGTGCACTTCCTCCAGCCGAACCAGGACGGCGAGGAGTTCACCGTGGGCCGCGCCGACACGTGCGACCTCGTGGTGCCGGAGCCCTCCGTCTCCCAGCACCACGCCACCCTGCGCTGGAACGCGGGCGCCGGGGACTTCTCCGTGCGCGACGCGCAGTCCATGAACGGCACCTTCATCAACGGCGCGCCGCTGGGTTTCAAGGCCCAGGTGATGCTCCACGACGGCGCCACGCTGGCCTTCGGCGACGTGCAGTTCCTCTACCTGCGCGCGGAGACGCTGCACCAGCACCTGCGCCTCGCCGTGCCCGGCACGCCCGCCCCCTGA
- a CDS encoding ABC transporter ATP-binding protein gives MRLPLSAARVESPGEGGLRVRGLAKRFGERTAVEDLTFDVRPGEVFGLLGPNGAGKTTTVRMLTGLLKPSGGDAEVWGHSVTRDGESLRKVVGLLTEQPGLYDRLTARENLRFFMKLHELDESTAWPRAKHYLDRFGLGGREDDPCGGFSKGMRQKLAIVRTLVHDPRVIFLDEPTSGLDPESARTVRDAVAELASEGRTIVLCSHNLAEVERLCERVAVVRRRLLALGPVRELRRAGQALDVRVEGDAEAFRPALAALPFTPNVLVEGGRLRVMVADEAQAPDVVACLVGAGARVHSVVPAQRPLEEVYLDLLREEET, from the coding sequence GTGAGGCTCCCCCTGTCCGCTGCTCGCGTGGAGTCCCCCGGCGAGGGAGGCCTGCGCGTGCGCGGGCTGGCGAAGCGCTTCGGTGAGCGCACCGCCGTGGAGGACCTCACCTTCGACGTGCGGCCCGGGGAGGTGTTCGGCCTGCTGGGGCCCAACGGCGCCGGCAAGACGACGACGGTGCGCATGCTGACGGGGCTGCTCAAGCCCTCCGGCGGCGACGCGGAGGTGTGGGGCCACTCCGTCACGCGCGACGGTGAGTCGCTGCGCAAGGTGGTGGGGCTGCTCACCGAACAGCCCGGGCTCTACGACCGGCTCACCGCTCGGGAGAACCTGCGCTTCTTCATGAAGCTGCATGAGCTGGACGAGTCCACCGCGTGGCCCCGGGCGAAGCACTACCTCGACCGCTTCGGGCTGGGCGGCCGCGAGGACGACCCGTGCGGCGGCTTCAGCAAGGGCATGCGCCAGAAGCTGGCCATCGTGCGCACGCTGGTGCACGACCCGCGCGTCATCTTCCTGGACGAGCCCACCAGCGGCCTGGACCCGGAGTCCGCGCGCACCGTGCGCGACGCGGTGGCGGAGCTGGCCTCCGAGGGGCGCACCATCGTCCTGTGCTCGCACAACCTGGCGGAGGTGGAGCGGCTGTGCGAGCGCGTGGCCGTGGTGCGCCGCCGCCTGCTGGCGCTGGGCCCGGTGCGCGAGCTGCGCCGCGCGGGACAGGCGCTGGACGTGCGCGTGGAGGGTGACGCGGAGGCCTTCCGGCCCGCGCTGGCGGCGCTGCCCTTCACGCCCAACGTGCTGGTGGAGGGCGGCCGCCTGCGGGTGATGGTGGCGGACGAGGCGCAGGCGCCGGACGTGGTGGCGTGCCTGGTGGGCGCGGGCGCGCGCGTGCACAGCGTGGTGCCCGCGCAGCGGCCGCTGGAAGAGGTGTACCTGGACCTGCTGCGGGAAGAGGAGACGTGA
- a CDS encoding SPFH domain-containing protein, which yields MGIFDSIKGEAQRNFIARADSAKGEIVYKYPEKNVRMKTQLTVDADEVALFVKDGKVEGKLGPGRHTLDTNNIPFLSRLLEGFTGGNMFMAEIFFVSNREHTGVKFGGPIGDVRDPETGLGIGTMVYGDFSIRVTEPEKLVVGLVGMGRASNEEFLGWFKGQVLKVTRDRTAELLVKKKWPLLDVTSGAYVEEMEQEILAGLKPHVDTYGLTIVRMGNFVVSIKPEDEVTLKKLSKDVAYSRLAGGFQQYAQGQAMLGASEGMAKGGGGSDGAMQGMGMGMGFGMAQMFANQQHQQRPAEPAQAAAPADTRSPAQRLKEIKELKDAGVLSDEEYNAKRAELMKLL from the coding sequence ATGGGGATCTTCGACAGCATCAAGGGCGAGGCGCAGCGGAACTTCATCGCCCGCGCGGACAGCGCGAAGGGTGAGATCGTCTACAAGTATCCGGAGAAGAACGTCCGGATGAAGACGCAGCTCACCGTGGACGCGGATGAGGTGGCGCTGTTCGTCAAGGACGGCAAGGTGGAGGGGAAGCTGGGGCCCGGCCGTCACACGCTGGACACCAACAACATCCCGTTCCTGTCGCGCCTGCTGGAGGGCTTCACCGGCGGCAACATGTTCATGGCGGAGATCTTCTTCGTCTCCAACCGCGAGCACACGGGCGTGAAGTTCGGCGGCCCCATCGGTGACGTGCGCGACCCGGAGACGGGCCTGGGCATCGGCACCATGGTGTACGGCGACTTCTCCATCCGCGTGACGGAGCCGGAGAAGCTCGTGGTGGGCCTCGTCGGCATGGGCCGCGCCTCCAACGAGGAGTTCCTGGGCTGGTTCAAGGGCCAGGTGCTCAAGGTGACGCGCGACCGCACCGCCGAGCTGCTGGTGAAGAAGAAGTGGCCGCTCCTGGACGTGACGAGCGGCGCCTACGTGGAGGAGATGGAGCAGGAGATCCTCGCCGGCCTCAAGCCGCACGTGGACACCTACGGCCTCACCATCGTCCGCATGGGCAACTTCGTCGTCAGCATCAAGCCCGAGGACGAAGTCACGCTGAAGAAGCTGTCCAAGGACGTGGCGTACTCGCGGCTGGCCGGTGGCTTCCAGCAGTACGCGCAGGGCCAGGCGATGCTCGGCGCGTCCGAGGGCATGGCCAAGGGCGGTGGCGGAAGTGACGGCGCCATGCAGGGCATGGGCATGGGCATGGGGTTCGGCATGGCGCAGATGTTCGCCAACCAGCAGCATCAGCAGCGCCCCGCGGAGCCCGCGCAGGCGGCCGCTCCGGCGGACACGCGCAGCCCGGCGCAGCGGCTCAAGGAGATCAAGGAGCTGAAGGACGCGGGCGTGCTCTCCGACGAGGAGTACAACGCCAAGCGCGCGGAGCTGATGAAGCTGCTGTAG
- a CDS encoding glycosyltransferase family 39 protein gives MASDGEKNSQGEPTFTQAILGEDTLTSSWGRRWLALSFSARVVLATAGFAALLFVPYLGAVGLWDPWETHYGEVGREMIQRSDYVYPFWENAWFFSKPPLTMWMQALGMNLVGALKGDGAMGLYTEWGMRMPFAILSITAVALLSLAVARVVSMRAGLATGFVLATMPLYFLLTRQTVTDTPFVTTFVCAMACALIGQLDDTTKHRAGWWYAFYVFAGLATLAKGLLGVGLPAVILVLYAAAAVIPWSRESLEAHLRWLTSGEVRAQVRAGTRAMPVLWAQMYRMKLGTGILVFAAVAVPWYLTLCLFDGVDDEGKLFWYRFFIHDHLNRLTAGVHTTTPGGSFTYFIEQGGFAIFPWVALVPGAFAVVSRLKLRSRDKADHLALIAVLWVAFAFYLLASSATKFHHYVFPVLPGLAILCALFVDRLWKDGISEHAVSLIFGLVLFILVGKDLAENPKDFTDLFVYNYDRPYPQDLVNRPIAFFSSRPLWMGDLVTLVLLAFGVYLAFDAFSSKAKQERPAAGRAIALGLLLTGGATLAAVATQGQVSAMGLWGVALLALAGFLVWQASRPEEAPGRTVLQAVGFGLALVGVALAVRGFRGPPASDAMFKALSGTINVKVGMGFAFGVAGVLAVVAALQRSRVLLFSTFWGLAAAFALWFNWGHWVDLSHHWTQRDLFWRYYNQRQAGEPIAAYMMNWRGETFYSRNTVEQFRASDSATRMRQFAARPGREWALVEHNRVNLLRSAVGADKTVTLVDRDINNKFVLVTIE, from the coding sequence GTGGCAAGCGACGGCGAAAAGAACTCGCAGGGGGAACCCACCTTCACCCAGGCCATCCTCGGTGAGGACACCCTGACGTCTTCATGGGGCAGGCGGTGGCTGGCCCTGTCCTTCAGCGCGCGTGTGGTCCTGGCGACCGCGGGCTTCGCGGCGCTGCTCTTCGTGCCCTACCTGGGCGCCGTGGGCCTGTGGGACCCCTGGGAGACGCACTACGGCGAAGTGGGCCGGGAGATGATCCAGCGCAGCGACTACGTCTATCCCTTCTGGGAGAACGCGTGGTTCTTCTCCAAGCCGCCGCTCACCATGTGGATGCAGGCGCTGGGGATGAACCTCGTCGGCGCGCTCAAGGGCGACGGCGCCATGGGCCTCTACACGGAGTGGGGCATGCGCATGCCCTTCGCCATCCTCAGCATCACCGCCGTGGCGCTGCTGTCGCTGGCGGTGGCGCGGGTGGTGAGCATGCGCGCGGGCCTGGCCACGGGCTTCGTGCTGGCCACCATGCCGCTGTACTTCCTGCTCACCCGGCAGACCGTCACGGACACGCCCTTCGTCACCACGTTCGTGTGCGCCATGGCGTGCGCGCTCATCGGGCAGTTGGATGACACCACGAAGCACCGCGCGGGCTGGTGGTACGCGTTCTACGTCTTCGCGGGCCTGGCCACGCTGGCCAAGGGCCTGCTGGGCGTGGGTCTGCCCGCGGTCATCCTGGTGCTGTACGCGGCCGCCGCCGTCATCCCGTGGAGCCGCGAGAGCCTGGAGGCGCACCTGCGCTGGCTCACCAGCGGCGAGGTCCGCGCCCAGGTGCGCGCGGGCACGCGGGCCATGCCGGTGCTGTGGGCGCAGATGTACCGGATGAAGCTGGGCACGGGCATCCTCGTGTTCGCGGCGGTGGCGGTGCCCTGGTACCTGACGCTGTGCCTCTTCGACGGCGTGGACGACGAGGGCAAGCTGTTCTGGTACCGCTTCTTCATCCACGACCACCTCAACCGCCTCACCGCGGGCGTGCACACCACCACGCCGGGCGGGTCGTTCACCTACTTCATCGAGCAGGGCGGCTTCGCCATCTTCCCGTGGGTGGCGCTCGTGCCCGGCGCGTTCGCGGTCGTGTCGCGCCTGAAGCTGCGCTCGCGGGACAAGGCGGACCACCTGGCGCTCATCGCCGTGCTGTGGGTGGCGTTCGCGTTCTACCTGCTGGCCTCCAGCGCGACGAAGTTCCACCACTACGTGTTCCCGGTGCTGCCGGGCCTGGCCATCCTCTGCGCGCTGTTCGTGGACCGGCTGTGGAAGGACGGCATCTCCGAGCACGCCGTGAGCCTCATCTTCGGCCTGGTGCTCTTCATCCTGGTGGGCAAGGACCTGGCGGAGAACCCCAAGGACTTCACCGACCTGTTCGTCTACAACTACGACCGGCCCTACCCGCAGGACCTGGTCAACCGGCCCATCGCGTTCTTCTCCTCGCGCCCGCTGTGGATGGGCGACCTGGTGACGCTGGTGCTGCTGGCCTTCGGCGTGTACCTGGCCTTCGACGCGTTCTCCTCCAAGGCGAAGCAGGAGCGTCCGGCCGCCGGGCGCGCCATCGCGCTGGGGCTGCTGCTCACCGGCGGGGCCACGCTGGCCGCGGTGGCCACGCAGGGGCAGGTGTCCGCGATGGGGCTGTGGGGCGTGGCGCTGCTGGCGCTCGCGGGCTTCCTCGTCTGGCAGGCGTCGCGGCCGGAGGAGGCGCCGGGGCGCACGGTGCTCCAGGCCGTGGGCTTCGGCCTGGCGCTGGTGGGCGTGGCGCTGGCGGTGCGCGGCTTCCGGGGCCCTCCCGCGTCGGACGCGATGTTCAAGGCCCTGTCCGGCACCATCAACGTGAAGGTGGGCATGGGTTTCGCGTTCGGCGTGGCCGGCGTGCTGGCGGTGGTGGCCGCGCTGCAGCGCTCGCGCGTGCTCCTGTTCAGCACGTTCTGGGGTCTGGCCGCGGCGTTCGCGCTCTGGTTCAACTGGGGCCACTGGGTGGACCTGTCCCACCACTGGACGCAGCGCGACCTGTTCTGGCGCTACTACAACCAGCGCCAGGCGGGAGAGCCCATCGCCGCGTACATGATGAACTGGCGCGGGGAGACGTTCTACTCGCGCAACACGGTGGAGCAGTTCCGCGCCAGCGACTCCGCCACGCGCATGCGCCAGTTCGCCGCGCGGCCCGGCCGCGAGTGGGCGCTGGTGGAGCACAACCGCGTGAACCTGCTGAGGAGCGCGGTGGGCGCCGACAAGACCGTCACCCTCGTGGACCGGGACATCAACAACAAGTTCGTGCTGGTGACCATCGAGTGA